The following proteins are co-located in the Siansivirga zeaxanthinifaciens CC-SAMT-1 genome:
- a CDS encoding putative porin: MQTTLTKQSLKYHRHLYKIVLVLIMLAIQTVSAQKKPSRLSRELGIGDVVSKDSLGRAVKNLIDKPKIQDYKIISFTNDTTYVDTTLTIQKEYKFNYLRRDGFGLMPFSNMGQTYNSLTYNFQNTSLMPNFGALAKHFNYMEIEDISYYRVPTPLTELVFKSAFEQGQLADSFFTINTSPQFNFSIAYKGLRSLGKYQHILASTGNFRFTSNYQTKNKRYNARGHIVAQDILNQENGGILDSFIPNFETGDPEFLDRSIFEVQFENAESMLRGKRFHLEHSYSLVKQNDSVAKNHLSFGHVISFEDKYYQYDQTASSAFFGAAFKNSRLKDRATLENFYNQLQLNYSNNILGDLQFNISNTNFNYGYDKLVVLNGNTIINRLKGDVFAAGGKYHKQYKGFDLNGEIGLNISGDFDGNFIKAKAAFKLNDEIYANATINHSSKAPNYNTLLYQSDYVAYNWQNSFSNIETQQLAFELNYKKLANINIDYSAITDYVYFKQDQTTLQISPFQNSGTINYLRAKLENEIKVGKFSLHNTILYQNAQDSNGVLNVPELTTRNTLAFSSDLFDKALFLQTGVTLKYFTSYYMNAYNPLLAEFYVQNTQEYGGFPMLDFFINAKIRQTRIFLKAEHFNSSFTGYNYYSAPNHPYRDFTVRFGVVWNFFL; encoded by the coding sequence ATGCAAACAACATTAACAAAACAAAGTTTAAAATATCATAGACACCTGTACAAAATTGTTTTGGTTTTAATAATGTTAGCAATTCAAACGGTTTCAGCTCAAAAAAAGCCGAGTAGATTAAGTCGAGAGTTAGGTATAGGTGATGTTGTTAGTAAAGATTCACTGGGTAGAGCGGTTAAAAATTTAATAGATAAACCCAAAATTCAAGATTACAAAATAATATCTTTCACTAACGATACAACTTATGTCGATACGACTTTAACGATTCAAAAAGAGTATAAATTTAATTATTTAAGAAGAGATGGGTTTGGTTTAATGCCTTTCTCAAACATGGGGCAAACTTATAACAGTCTCACATATAATTTTCAAAATACCAGTTTAATGCCCAATTTTGGTGCACTAGCAAAGCATTTTAATTATATGGAGATTGAAGATATTAGCTATTATCGTGTTCCAACACCATTAACCGAGTTGGTGTTTAAATCGGCTTTCGAGCAAGGTCAATTGGCAGATTCATTTTTCACCATAAACACATCGCCTCAATTTAACTTTTCAATAGCCTACAAAGGACTCAGGTCTTTAGGAAAATACCAACACATTTTGGCGAGCACAGGAAATTTCAGGTTTACCAGTAACTATCAAACAAAAAACAAGCGCTATAATGCGAGAGGGCATATAGTTGCTCAAGATATATTAAACCAAGAAAACGGTGGGATTTTAGATTCGTTTATACCAAATTTCGAAACAGGCGATCCAGAGTTTTTAGATCGATCTATTTTTGAAGTCCAATTTGAAAATGCAGAAAGCATGCTAAGAGGTAAGCGTTTTCATTTAGAGCATTCCTACAGTTTGGTAAAACAAAACGATTCTGTTGCAAAAAATCATTTAAGCTTTGGGCATGTTATATCTTTTGAAGACAAATATTATCAATACGATCAAACAGCCTCTAGCGCCTTTTTTGGTGCTGCTTTTAAAAATTCTCGATTAAAAGACAGAGCAACCCTAGAGAATTTCTACAACCAATTACAATTAAATTACAGCAATAACATATTAGGCGATTTACAGTTTAATATAAGTAATACTAATTTTAATTATGGTTACGATAAGTTGGTTGTGCTAAATGGAAACACAATAATCAACAGATTAAAAGGCGATGTTTTTGCTGCCGGCGGAAAATATCATAAACAATACAAAGGTTTCGACCTTAATGGCGAAATCGGTTTAAATATTTCAGGCGATTTCGATGGTAACTTCATAAAAGCCAAGGCAGCATTTAAATTAAACGACGAGATTTATGCCAATGCCACAATAAATCACAGTTCCAAAGCCCCTAATTACAACACACTATTATATCAAAGCGATTATGTAGCTTACAATTGGCAAAACTCATTTAGTAATATAGAAACCCAACAATTAGCATTCGAATTAAATTACAAAAAGCTAGCAAATATTAATATCGATTATTCAGCTATAACCGATTATGTTTACTTCAAACAAGATCAAACCACATTACAAATAAGCCCATTTCAAAATTCCGGTACAATTAATTATTTAAGAGCCAAATTAGAAAACGAAATTAAAGTTGGTAAATTCTCTCTGCACAATACCATCTTATATCAAAACGCACAAGACTCCAACGGTGTATTAAATGTACCCGAACTAACCACCAGAAACACATTAGCATTTTCTAGCGATTTATTCGATAAAGCTTTATTTCTACAAACCGGAGTTACACTAAAGTATTTTACCAGCTATTACATGAATGCCTATAATCCGTTATTGGCAGAATTTTACGTGCAAAACACACAAGAATACGGCGGTTTTCCTATGCTCGATTTCTTTATAAACGCAAAAATTCGTCAAACACGTATCTTTTTAAAGGCAGAACATTTCAATTCATCCTTCACAGGATACAATTATTACTCGGCACCAAACCACCCATATCGCGATTTCACAGTTCGATTTGGCGTAGTATGGAATTTCTTTTTATAA